The Humulus lupulus chromosome 3, drHumLupu1.1, whole genome shotgun sequence genome window below encodes:
- the LOC133821896 gene encoding LEAF RUST 10 DISEASE-RESISTANCE LOCUS RECEPTOR-LIKE PROTEIN KINASE-like 2.1 isoform X2, which translates to MAPIPLLVFLFLIAHSMLLSSAEEKGSLPKCQPVLCGNDEENEFSFNNTMSPECGELKVKCSEDGPKIQFKPEGHWFRIEKISQLHSKISIVVKEEAVPFPPPDSNERRCQFINEHSLPSPTDSSHFSSYNYTADNLSTLYNCGRNLCVTTKDYDETKCREYDLHCNLSYGQQRCPNITLPFSFPPPNSNFTFKVQISPTCLGCHMEGGNCHDFHDEDQFRCILPHKGQTKKLSLGLGLELAVAFGGIGTLVVMLIYCFRKKHNHAHQSIEAFLKNCGPLQIRRYSYSNIKKMTNSFEEKLGQGGFGSVYKGKLHDGDLVAVKMLNKLKANDGEDFINEVAAISRTSHVNVVRLLGFCFEGAKKALIYEFMPNGSLEKFVYNENETEECYQLDWETYYQISLGTARGLEYLHRGCNTRILHFDIKPHNILLDADFVPKISDFGLAKICTRKDSLVSMLGPRGTIGYIAPEVFSRNFGGVSHKSDVYSYGMMVLEMVGGRKNVNIRVDNSSELYFPQWIYERLELKELGLKRIISEEDNVKSRKMIMTSLWCIQTDPSSRPTMSRVIEMLEGVEGLRCGNMLEKLTK; encoded by the exons ATGGCTCCTATTCCTCTGCTTGTTTTCTTATTTCTCATCGCTCATTCTATGCTTCTAAGCTCTGCTGAAGAAAAGGGCTCCCTTCCAAAATGTCAACCAGTCCTTTGTGGAAATGATGAAGAGAATGAGTTCTCTTTTAACAATACTATGAGCCCTGAATGTGGGGAGCTCAAAGTGAAATGTTCAGAAGATGGACCGAAGATCCAATTCAAACCAGAAGGGCACTGGTTTAGAATTGAGAAAATCTCCCAGCTACATTCTAAAATTTCTATTGTTGTTAAGGAGGAAGCAGTACCGTTTCCACCGCCGGATTCTAACGAACGACGTTGCCAATTTATCAATGAACACTCACTTCCGAGCCCAACTGATTCATCTCATTTCTCTTCCTATAACTATACGGCTGACAACTTATCAACGCTTTACAATTGCGGCAGAAATCTTTGCGTTACCACAAAAGATTATGATGAAACTAAGTGCAGAGAGTATGATTTGCACTGCAATCTTTCGTATGGACAACAACGATGTCCAAATATAACGCTTCCATTTTCATTTCCACCTCCAAATTCAAATTTCACTTTTAAAGTGCAAATAAGCCCAACTTGTTTGGGATGTCACATGGAAGGAGGAAATTGCCACGATTTTCACGACGAAGATCAATTTCGGTGTATTTTGCCGCATAAAG GACAAACGAAGAAACTGAGCTTAGGACTAGGACTAGAACTAG CGGTTGCTTTTGGTGGAATTGGGACACTTGTGGTTATGTTGATCTACTGCTTTAGGAAgaaacataatcatgctcatcAAAGTATTGAGGCATTCCTAAAGAACTGTGGTCCCCTTCAAATTAGAAGATACAGTTATTCGAATATTAAGAAAATGACAAACTCATTTGAAGAAAAACTAGGCCAAGGAGGCTTTGGTAGTGTTTACAAAGGAAAATTACATGATGGAGATCTTGTTGCAGTGAAGATGTTAAACAAATTGAAAGCCAATGATGGTGAAGACTTTATTAACGAGGTCGCAGCAATCAGCAGAACTTCCCATGTCAACGTTGTCAGATTGTTAGGTTTTTGTTTTGAGGGTGCTAAAAAGGCTCTCATCTATGAGTTCATGCCTAATGGTTCTCTTGAAAAATTTGTATACAATGAAAATGAAACGGAAGAATGTTATCAATTGGATTGGGAAACATACTATCAAATTTCACTTGGCACTGCTAGAGGACTAGAGTATTTGCATCGAGGTTGCAACACACGGATTTTACATTTTGACATTAAACCTCATAACATCCTTCTTGATGCAGATTTTGTGCCCAAAATATCAGATTTTGGCCTAGCCAAAATCTGCACAAGGAAAGATAGTCTAGTTTCAATGTTAGGTCCAAGAGGTACTATTGGGTATATTGCTCCAGAAGTTTTCTCTAGAAACTTTGGAGGGGTTTCCCACAAGTCTGATGTATATAGTTATGGAATGATGGTTCTAGAAATGGTGGGAGGACGAAAAAATGTCAATATTAGAGTTGATAACAGTAGTGAATTATATTTTCCGCAATGGATCTACGAGCGCCTTGAGCTTAAAGAACTAGGACTCAAGAGAATTATAAGTGAAGAAGACAATGTAAAATCAAGGAAGATGATTATGACGAGCTTGTGGTGCATACAGACTGATCCCTCAAGCCGACCAACAATGAGTAGAGTCATAGAAATGTTGGAAG gtgtcgaagggcttaggtgtggaaacatgcTAGAAAAATtgacaaaatga
- the LOC133821896 gene encoding LEAF RUST 10 DISEASE-RESISTANCE LOCUS RECEPTOR-LIKE PROTEIN KINASE-like 2.1 isoform X1 codes for MAPIPLLVFLFLIAHSMLLSSAEEKGSLPKCQPVLCGNDEENEFSFNNTMSPECGELKVKCSEDGPKIQFKPEGHWFRIEKISQLHSKISIVVKEEAVPFPPPDSNERRCQFINEHSLPSPTDSSHFSSYNYTADNLSTLYNCGRNLCVTTKDYDETKCREYDLHCNLSYGQQRCPNITLPFSFPPPNSNFTFKVQISPTCLGCHMEGGNCHDFHDEDQFRCILPHKGQTKKLSLGLGLELAVAFGGIGTLVVMLIYCFRKKHNHAHQSIEAFLKNCGPLQIRRYSYSNIKKMTNSFEEKLGQGGFGSVYKGKLHDGDLVAVKMLNKLKANDGEDFINEVAAISRTSHVNVVRLLGFCFEGAKKALIYEFMPNGSLEKFVYNENETEECYQLDWETYYQISLGTARGLEYLHRGCNTRILHFDIKPHNILLDADFVPKISDFGLAKICTRKDSLVSMLGPRGTIGYIAPEVFSRNFGGVSHKSDVYSYGMMVLEMVGGRKNVNIRVDNSSELYFPQWIYERLELKELGLKRIISEEDNVKSRKMIMTSLWCIQTDPSSRPTMSRVIEMLEGSLDLLQVPPKPFLSSPPRSSPYASSNILISL; via the exons ATGGCTCCTATTCCTCTGCTTGTTTTCTTATTTCTCATCGCTCATTCTATGCTTCTAAGCTCTGCTGAAGAAAAGGGCTCCCTTCCAAAATGTCAACCAGTCCTTTGTGGAAATGATGAAGAGAATGAGTTCTCTTTTAACAATACTATGAGCCCTGAATGTGGGGAGCTCAAAGTGAAATGTTCAGAAGATGGACCGAAGATCCAATTCAAACCAGAAGGGCACTGGTTTAGAATTGAGAAAATCTCCCAGCTACATTCTAAAATTTCTATTGTTGTTAAGGAGGAAGCAGTACCGTTTCCACCGCCGGATTCTAACGAACGACGTTGCCAATTTATCAATGAACACTCACTTCCGAGCCCAACTGATTCATCTCATTTCTCTTCCTATAACTATACGGCTGACAACTTATCAACGCTTTACAATTGCGGCAGAAATCTTTGCGTTACCACAAAAGATTATGATGAAACTAAGTGCAGAGAGTATGATTTGCACTGCAATCTTTCGTATGGACAACAACGATGTCCAAATATAACGCTTCCATTTTCATTTCCACCTCCAAATTCAAATTTCACTTTTAAAGTGCAAATAAGCCCAACTTGTTTGGGATGTCACATGGAAGGAGGAAATTGCCACGATTTTCACGACGAAGATCAATTTCGGTGTATTTTGCCGCATAAAG GACAAACGAAGAAACTGAGCTTAGGACTAGGACTAGAACTAG CGGTTGCTTTTGGTGGAATTGGGACACTTGTGGTTATGTTGATCTACTGCTTTAGGAAgaaacataatcatgctcatcAAAGTATTGAGGCATTCCTAAAGAACTGTGGTCCCCTTCAAATTAGAAGATACAGTTATTCGAATATTAAGAAAATGACAAACTCATTTGAAGAAAAACTAGGCCAAGGAGGCTTTGGTAGTGTTTACAAAGGAAAATTACATGATGGAGATCTTGTTGCAGTGAAGATGTTAAACAAATTGAAAGCCAATGATGGTGAAGACTTTATTAACGAGGTCGCAGCAATCAGCAGAACTTCCCATGTCAACGTTGTCAGATTGTTAGGTTTTTGTTTTGAGGGTGCTAAAAAGGCTCTCATCTATGAGTTCATGCCTAATGGTTCTCTTGAAAAATTTGTATACAATGAAAATGAAACGGAAGAATGTTATCAATTGGATTGGGAAACATACTATCAAATTTCACTTGGCACTGCTAGAGGACTAGAGTATTTGCATCGAGGTTGCAACACACGGATTTTACATTTTGACATTAAACCTCATAACATCCTTCTTGATGCAGATTTTGTGCCCAAAATATCAGATTTTGGCCTAGCCAAAATCTGCACAAGGAAAGATAGTCTAGTTTCAATGTTAGGTCCAAGAGGTACTATTGGGTATATTGCTCCAGAAGTTTTCTCTAGAAACTTTGGAGGGGTTTCCCACAAGTCTGATGTATATAGTTATGGAATGATGGTTCTAGAAATGGTGGGAGGACGAAAAAATGTCAATATTAGAGTTGATAACAGTAGTGAATTATATTTTCCGCAATGGATCTACGAGCGCCTTGAGCTTAAAGAACTAGGACTCAAGAGAATTATAAGTGAAGAAGACAATGTAAAATCAAGGAAGATGATTATGACGAGCTTGTGGTGCATACAGACTGATCCCTCAAGCCGACCAACAATGAGTAGAGTCATAGAAATGTTGGAAGGTAGCCTTGACTTATTGCAAGTACCACCCAAGCCTTTCTTGTCTTCCCCGCCAAGATCATCACCATATGCTTCTTCCAACATACTTATTTCTCTATGA